The following proteins are encoded in a genomic region of Nicotiana sylvestris chromosome 4, ASM39365v2, whole genome shotgun sequence:
- the LOC104221352 gene encoding uncharacterized protein isoform X2, with protein sequence MDLQLCFEAHRYALFNTGDEQVEVFIMKHKNLIDNCTRSNAWVRARNHSQNFADWFKEKVKSIDVPNHLRWLAKGPNTLAKRYTGYFINGYLFHTMTRDASLKTQNSGVTLSATTDSFASARDQNPIDGEVLYYGAIQDIIEIDYWGRFSVVLFRCDRFRNEVDEYGLTRVYFNRVCSTDDSFVLASQVNQVFYVEDPIEKDVYYARNNVPVDLYDLEEENIPNVGETFWREPNDDAGPSTRLADIDVRWSREDVPLAVIDIPVDVQHSEDTIMEESEEEDDFDDTDWNWMEADD encoded by the exons ATGGATTTGCAGTTATGTTTTGAGGCACATAGATATGCTCTATTCAATACTGGAGATGAACAAGTGGAGGTGTTTATCAT GAAACATAAGAATTTAATTGATAATTGTACTAGATCAAATGCATGGGTAAGAGCAAGAAATCATAGTCAGAACTTCGCCGATTGGTTTAAAGAAAAAGTTAAAAGCATTGATGTGCCTAATCATTTGAGATGGCTAGCTAAAGGGCCTAATACATTGGCCAAACGATATACTGGATATTTTATTAATGGTTACTTATTTCATACAATGACCCGGGATGCCTCGTTGAAGACTCAGAATAGTGGTGTGACTTTGTCAGCCACAACGGATAGTTTTGCTAGTGCTAGGGACCAAAATCCTATTGATGGAGAGGTTCTCTACTATGGAGCTATTCAGGATATCATTGAGATTGATTATTGGGGCCGCTTTAGTGTTGTACTATTTAGATGTGATAGGTTTCGTAATGAAGTCGATGAATATGGGTTAACTCGGGTATACTTTAACAGAGTATGTAGTACTGATGACTCTTTTGTATTGGCATCTCAAGTAAATCAAGTTTTTTATGTGGAGGATCCAATTGAGAAAGATGTTTACTATGCCAGGAATAACGTTCCTGTTGATTTGTATGATTTGGAGGAAGAGAATATTCCTAATGTTGGGGAGACATTTTGGAGGGAACCTAATGATGACGCCGGTCCATCAACTAGATTAGCCGATATTGATGTTAGATGGTCGAGAGAAGATGTGCCTCTTGCTGTCATTGATATTCCAGTGGATGTACAACATTCAGAAGATACAATCATGGAAGAATCAGAAGAGGAGGATGACTTCGATGATACGGATTGGAATTGGATGGAGGCTGATGATTGA
- the LOC104230288 gene encoding uncharacterized protein produces the protein MPHFVYVVIYSKMIMFMEARVTLTQKRALRLGIKLRKDLTYMLVKFLLYFGLSFRGHDESDSSKNKGLFLGLLEWLAKRLPEVDRVILKHAPKNDMMTSPKIQKDIVSACAKESVKAIINDLDGDYFGILVDESKDISHHEQMGLALRPSKIRGQGYDGGSNMQGKMNGLKALILQETPSAHCIHCFAHQLQLTLVAVAKKHKEVETFFATVSNMLNVIGASFKRRYQLRDHHDKLLGQLLESGEVQSGKGLNQERGLQRPGDTRWGSHCKPLDNFVVLFSSIVHELGVLLMSNELSKAFEKKEQDIVNAIIFLDITKERLQQMRDEGWKLLMDEVYLFCTKHDILVHNMEEFYIPGKSKRRPSIVTYSHHLRVELFYTVIDLQVQELNRRFDVVSGNLLLGMASLNPANSFANFDKERIMTLVKYYPDEFDELKFRDLSHQPETFILHMQHGDPRFSDLKGISDLAKALVDANLVETYSLVYLLVKLTLILPVATATIERAFSSMKYIKDELHSSIGDAFLNDYLVCYFEKEVFTNVSNDAIIDRFQSMKKRRVQV, from the exons ATGCCGCATTTTGTTTATGTTGTTATTTATTCAAAAATGATTATGTTCATGGAAGCACGGGTGACTCTTACACAAAAACGGGCTTTAAGGCTTGGAATAAAGCTTCGGAAAGACTTGACTTACATGTTGGTAAA GTTTCTCTTGTATTTTGGATTGTCTTTTCGAGGTCATGATGAAAGTGATTCTTCAAAAAACAAAGGCCTTTTTCTAGGGCTTTTGGAATGGCTTGCAAAGAGGCTCCCTGAAGTAGATAGAGTCATATTGAAACATGCTCCAAAAAATGATATGATGACTTCACCAAAAATTCAAAAGGACATTGTGAGTGCATGTGCAAAAGAATCCGTGAAAGCTATAATCAATGATTTGGATGGGGATTATTTCGGGATATTAGTTGATGAGTCCAAGGATATTTCACACCATGAACAAATGGGCCTTGCTTTGCG TCCATCCAAAATACGTGGACAAGGCTATGATGGAGGTAGTAATATGCAAGGAAAAATGAATGGTCTTAAAGCTTTAATTTTGCAAGAAACTCCTTCGGCACATTGCATTCATTGTTTCGCTCATCAATTACAGTTGACGCTTGTAGCGGTTGCTAAAAAACATAAGGAGGTGGAAACTTTCTTTGCTACAGTTTCTAATATGTTGAATGTGATTGGAGCATCCTTTAAACGTAGATATCAACTTCGGGATCATCATGACAAATTATTGGGGCAATTGCTAGAGAGTGGTGAAGTTCAAAGTGGGAAAGGATTAAATCAAGAGCGAGGGCTTCAAAGGCCAGGTGACACTCGTTGGGGATCACATTGTAAACCATTAGATAACTTTGTTGTTTTATTTTCATCTATTGTTCATGAGCTTGGG GTATTGTTGATGTCGAATGAGCTGAGTAAAGCTTTTGAGAAGAAAGAGCAAGATATTGTCAATGCCATAATATTTCTTGACATTACAAAGGAAAGGTTGCAACAAATGAGAGATGAAGGATGGAAACTATTAATGGATGAAGTATATTTGTTTTGTACTAAACATGATATTTTGGTGCATAATATGGAAGAATTCTATATTCCTGGAAAGTCAAAGCGTAGGCCTTCTATTGTTACTTATTCTCATCACTTACGTGTTGAACTTTTTTATACAGTGATCGATTTGCAAGTTCAAGAGCTTAaccgtcgtttcgatgttgttagtGGTAACTTGCTTCTTGGTATGGCTAGCTTGAATCCGGCTAACTCGTTTGCTAATTTTGACAAAGAAAGAATAATGACCTTGGTCAAGTATTATCCAGATGAGTTTGATGAATTGAAGTTTCGAGATCTTAGTCACCAACCTGAAACTTTCATATTGCACATGCAACATGGTGACCCTAGATTCTCAGATTTGAAAGGAATTAGTGACTTGGCAAAAGCGTTGGTTGATGCAAATCTTGTAGAGACATATTCACTTGTTTATTTACTTGTGAAGTTGACTCTAATTTTACCTGTCGCGACTGCAACGATAGAAAGAGCATTCTCATCCATGAAGTACATCAAAGATGAATTGCATAGTAGTATTGGTGATGCATTTTTAAATGATTATTTAGTTTGTTACTTTGAAAAAGAAGTATTCACAAATGTAAGCAATGATGCTATTATTGACCGTTTTCAGAGTATGAAAAAGCGTCGAGTTCAAGTATAA
- the LOC138889764 gene encoding uncharacterized protein yields the protein MDFEEIMDTFQYNSVSKNAVYLRAFPFTLKDYAKHGLRSLPQGSIRTWEEMTSNYLDKYFSSDKMGKFRREIHNFCQNEIKTVFEAYESFKEIVRKCQHRGIELWMQLQDFWDGLTPTSRKTLSNAAGGSSMKKTPVEIVTILDELSEDANQWPSEIAKRRRSTGVHHVDANTSMQVQLDSMAKEIRNLTLASIHNEPHAACDICGRGYPTYECQASMEEVNAKGNYNFNSMGQKYPDFSCSSPGGTTNSWQQNNSIFQGALGFCESAQAAVSASTANSVLVRRSNEILHCLRNLDRQVGQIANVLSERILGTLPVDIKKNLKEMVNNVTLISGQVLKDPTPIQKEVALKKESEKEMKIEDDDKNTKKKKGKKGVEKKKKDETSRKEESEDVSKHMPALPFPQKLYREKLDKASINLMPLSIYRKLEKEIREIRSVPISLQLADQTTIIPEEIVEDVLVRVDKFVFPVDFIVLNMDENKVVPLILGTPFLETGRAILDIHDRKHLLRLGEETVTFEMNVANGVKKEKPTASVEWKVKGVKEKAIVSEKYKCGVYPQEG from the exons ATGGACTTCGAGGAGATCATGGACACCTTTCAATACAACAGTGTGTCAAAAAATGCAGTGTACTTAAGGGCATTCCCCTTCACTTTGAAAGATTATGCAAAGCACGGGCTTCGAAGCTTGCCCCAGGGATCAATTAGAACATGGGAGGAAATGACCTCAAATTATCTTGATAAATATTTCTCCTCAGATAAAATGGGCAAGTTTAGAAGAGAAATCCATAACTTCTGCCAGAATGAGATTAAGACTGTGTTTGAAGCATATGAGAGTTTTAAAGAGATTGTGCGAAAGTGTCAACACAGAGGGATTGAACTCTGGATGCAACTCCAGGACTTTTGGGATGGTTTGACACCAACCTCACGCAAAACATTGAGCAATGCAGCTGGAGGTTCGTCAATGAAGAAGACTCCAGTGGAGATAGTCACTATTCTAGATGAGTTATCTGAAGATGCAAATCAGTGGCCCTCGGAGATTGCTAAAAGAAGAAGATCAACTGGTGTTCACCATGTTGATGCTAACACATCTATGCAAGTACAGCTTGATTCCATGGCAAAAGAAATAAGGAATCTAACCTTAGCTTCAATACATAATGAGCCTCATGCAGCATGTGACATATGTGGAAGAGGATACCCTACTTATGAGTGTCAAgcttcaatggaggaagttaatGCTAAGGGTAATTATAATTTCAATTCAATGGGTCAGAAGTACCCCGATTTTTCTTGCAGTTCACCTGGGGGTACAACAAATTCATGGCAACAAAATAACTCCATATTTCAAGGAGCTCTTGGTTTTTGTGAATCAGCACAGGCCGCAGTTTCAGCCTCAACAGCCAATTCAGTCTTGGTTAGAAGATCTAATGAAATCCTTCATT GTTTGCGTAACTTGGATAGACAAGTGGGACAAATTGCAAATGTATTATCTGAGAGAATCCTAGGTACTTTGCCAGTTGATATTAAAAAGAATCTCAAAGAAATGGTAAATAATGTGACCTTGATAAGCGGACAAGTGTTGAAGGATCCCACTccaattcaaaaagaagttgcaCTCAAAAAAGAAAGTGAGAAGGAGATGAAAATTGAAGATGATGATAAAAATACTAAGAAGAAGAAAGGCAAGAAGGGagttgagaaaaagaagaaggatgaAACTTCAAGAAAGGAGGAATCCGAAGATGTGAGCAAGCATATGCCTGCTCTACCTTTTCCCCAAAAGCTCTATAGAGAAAAGCTGGACAA GGCCTCAATTAATCTAATGCCATTGTCTATTTACAGGAAACTAGAGAAGGAGATTAGAGAGATAAGGTCAGTGCCAATATCTTTGCAACTGGCAGACCAAACAACTATAATACCCGAGGAGATAGTAGAAGATGTTTTAGTGCGAGTGGATAAGTTCGTATTTCCCGTAGATTTCATAGTGTTGAATATGGATGAGAACAAGGTGGTCCCCCTCATCCTAGGAACACCATTTTTAGAAACGGGTAGAGCTATACTAGATATACATGATAGAAAACACTTACTTAGACTGGGTGAGGAGACTGTGACTTTTGAGATGAATGTAGCAAATGGAGTGAAAAAGGAGAAGCCAACTGCAAGTGTTGAGTGGAAGGTGAAGGGTGTGAAAGAGAAGGCTATTGTTAGTGAAAAATATAAGTGTGGGGTGTACCCCCAAGAAGGCTGA